Part of the Rhodococcus sp. OK302 genome is shown below.
GTCGGACTCCCGTTCGCGAGGCTTTCCTGCGCCTCGAGGCCGAAGGCTGGATGCGGTTGTATCCGAAGAAGGGTGCGCTTGTCGTGCCCGTCGCAGACGGAGAGGCAGAGCACGTAGTTGCGGCGCGCCAACTGGTGGAGACGCAGAGCGTGCGCGTTGTTGCTGAACAGCCGCATGTGCGGAGCGCGCTGCTCGATGCCCTGCGGACCAGTTTGATCGAGCAGCGTGAGATCGCGGATCGTGGTGACGTCGTAGCCTTCAGCGCTGCTGACGCAGATTTTCACAAGATGATCGTTGCCGCCGGCGGAAATCCTTTGCTGGACACGTTCTACGGCGGACTGCGTGATCGGCAGCGCAGGATGACCGCGAGGTCCATCGCGCGGGATCCGGGTCAGTTGTCGCAGATCATCGAGGATCACACAGCTCTTGCAGACCTTGTCGAATCCGGCGATGCCGACGCGTACAACACAGCGGTGCTGGCGCACATGCGTCAGGTTCACGGCCTCGGATTTCGAGGGGCGCTGTGATGGTTGTCAAAACATTGGAACAGTCCACCGAAAAGCGTTCTGCACGAGCGTGGCTCATGGTTGCGGCCAGTATGTTTGCCGTGGCCTGGGGTGGTAACGAATTCACGCCCCTGTTGGTGATGTATCGGCTCGATCACGGGCATTCCCCCGTGATGGTTGACTTCTTCCTCTTTGCCTACGTGATGGGAATCGTGCCGGCACTGCTGCTGGGCGGACCGCTGTCGGACAGGTTGGGGCGGCGACCCTTGATGCTCCCCGCGCCGCTGATCGCGATTGCCGGATCCACGCTTCTGGCGTTCGGTGCCGATTCTGCTGCCGTTCTGATACTCGGACGCATCCTGTGCGGCATCGCGTTGGGGTTGGGCATGGCGGTGGGCGGTTCCTGGGTGAAGGAATTATCCACGGCGCCCTGGGACTTCGCGGCATCTGATGGTGCCGGAGCCAGACGTGCGGCGATGAGTTTGACCGCCGGCTTCGCGTTGGGAGCCGGGTTCGCGGGCGTTCTGGCTCAGTGGGCCCCGCTACCTGAAGCGTTGGCGTACGTCCTGCATATCGCGATCACCGTGATTGCGGGGGTTGCTTTATGGCGAGCGCCGGAGACTCGGGAGGCTCAGCCGATCGATGCGCGTCGACGCTTGATTGACGATCTGAAGATTCCGGCAGCCGGCCATCGCCGTTTCATCTACATAGTTGTTCCGTTGGCGCCGTGGGTGTTCGGCGCTGCCAGCGTCGGATATGCGGTCATCCCGGCCTTGATGACCGGGCACAGTGGTGATGCGCCCGTAGCCTTTTCGGCCTTCTTGTGCGTCGTAGCACTGACCTGTGGTTTTGCGATTCAGTCGCTCGGACGCAAGATCGACACCGACCTCAGTGCCCGCGGCGCCGTCGTAGCGCTGGTCTTTCTGGTAATCGGAATGGCCGGTGCAGCATTGGTGGCGTCGACGCTCACCGTGGCTGTTGCGGTTATTGCCGCTGCGATCCTGGGTTGCGGCTACGGAATGGCATTGGTATCGGGACTGCTCGAGATTCAGCGGATCGCGGGCCCCGACGATCTGGCAGGTTTGACGGCTGTCTTCTACTCGATCACGTACGTCGGGTTCGCTGTCCCGGCGGTACTGGCGATGCTGTCGGAAAGTATTCCGGCACTGACCTATCCGTTGATGCTTCTGTTCGGCAGCGCAGCAGCGGCAGCCTGCCTGCTCGTGGTTCTACTCAAGTCGCGTTCGCACCTGCCGTCGGGAAGCGAGCTAGCGCGGCGGTAGTTCTTTCCGGTTCAGCCACGCATCCCACAGTGGACGCAGCGGGGCGTCGGTGAAACGTGATGCCAGATCGGCGAATTGCTCGGTACTGACAGTTCCGTGCCGATGCTTGGTAGTCCACTGGCGGATCAGTTCGAAGAACTTGTCGTCACCGAGAACTCCACGTAAGGCATGGAGCGTCAAGGCGCCGCGTTTGTAGATTCGATCGTCGAACATCAAGGCGGGACCGGGATTGCCGATAACCACATCCTGTGGTTTGCGCGCGAGCCCTTGGTAGGCGTTTGATGCCAGGGTCTCGGAGGATGGGCCGCCGGAGTTCTCGGACCAGATCCACTCTGCGTAGCAGGCGAAGCCTTCGTGCAACCAGATGTCGCACCAGGCTCCGAGGGTCAGGCTGTTGCCGAACCATTGGTGTGCAAGCTCGTGTGCCACAAGGCGTTCGGAGCCGCGTCGGCCGGTGCAGTGATTGGCACCGAAAATCGAGAGACCCTGCGCTTCGATGGGGATTTCGAGTTCGTCGTCGGTCACCACTGCGGTGTAGTCGGCAAAAGGGTACGGCCCGAACAGTTTTCCGAACACTTCGAGCATCTGTGGTTGACGCGCGAAATCGACGTCGAACGAACTGCGTAGCCGTGGTGGGTGAACCGCGAAGATCGGAACCGGGCCCGCGCTGACCTGGCGATGCTCGTACTGCCCGATCTGGATGGTGGCCAGATAGGTGGCCATCGGTTCGGTCTGCTCGTACACCCAGGTGGTTGCGCCGGCCCGGATCTGCTTGCGGATCAGTGTCCCGTTGGCAAGGGCGTAGAACGGCGAATCAGTCGTAATCGAAATGCGGTACGACGCTTTGGAACTGGGATGATCGTCGCAGGGGAACCAGGACGCGGCACCGTTGGGTTGGCTGGCAACGAGGGTGCCTTCGGTGAGTTCTTCCCAGCCGACCTCACCCCACAGACTTTTGATCGGTTCGGGATTGCCGGTGTACTGGACTGTGACGGAGAGGGCTCCTCCGGCCGGAATCTTGGTGGCCGGTGTGATGATCAGTTTGTTGTTCTGGTGGGAGTATTTGGAGCCGCGGGCGCCGTTGACCGCCACCTTGGATACCTGCAGGTTTTGGGCCAGATCGAAGCTGAACTTGGATCGGTTTTCGGTGGTGACGGCAGTGATGACGGCTTTACCGGCCAACCGATTGCTGAAAACCTTGTAGGTCAGTTCCAGTTCGTATCGCGACACACGGTATCCATGGTTGCCGTTGTGCGGCAGGTACGGATCGATCGGGTCGTCCGGAGACTTGTTCGGTTTCACGAGGCGGCCCACGGTGCGATCGGGTTTCCCTGCCAGCGAGTGGACGGCGGAACAGTGTCACCTCGCATGACCAAAGACGCGGGGCCGACGGTTGCACCGGCGCCGATCCCGGCGGCCGGTAGCGCAACACAATGCGGTCCCAGAGTTGCGCCCGCGCCGAGGGTGACGGTGTCCATGGACATAATCCGATCATGGAAGAGGTGAGTTTGCACGACGCACCCCCGTTCAACGGTTGCGCCGTCGCCCAAAGTCACGAGATCCGCTTCGGGTAGCCAGTACGACTCGCACCACACGCCCTTGCCGATCTTGGCGCCCAATCCTCGCAAAAAGATGTTCAGAACTGCGGTTCCGGTTGCTGCGCGAGCGAACCAGGGGGCGGCGACGGTCTCGACAAAGGCGTCGGCAACCTCGTTGCGCCAGACGAAGGAACTCCACAGCGGGTGCTCTACCTTGTTGATCTTGCCGACGACAATCCACTTGGCAGCAACTGTGACGGCTCCGGCGACAGCTCCGGCGATCAGTAGGACAACGCCGCTGAGCAATGCGGCGAGCCAGAATCCGACGGCTCCGACGAGGGCTTCGAGTGCGAACAGCACACCGAGGCCGATGCCGAAAGTGACCATGACGGGGATAAGTCGGCAGGTTTCGACAATTCCGCGGGCGATCTTGAGTCGCGTCGGGGGATTGAAGGTGCGGGCGACGTCGGTGTCTCCGGCGGCGCGACGTAGCCGCACAGGCGGGCTACCCAGCCACGACGATCCGGACTTCGCTTTGGACGGTGTGGCTGAGAGAACCGCGACCAGACCGTTTTTCGGGACGCGTCGACCGGGCGCCGTCATTCCGGAGTTGCCGAGGAAAGCGCGCTTGCCGATTTTGGCGTGCTCGATGTGCATCCAGCCGCCGCCGAGGCCGTAGCTGGCCACCATCGTGTCGTCGGCAAGGAAGGCGCCGTCGGCGACGGTCGTGAATTTGGGGAGAAGCAGGACTGTGGATGCTTCGACGTTCTTGCCGATCTTGGCACCGAGAAGCCGGAGCCAACCGGGCGTCAGCAGGCTTGCGTAGAGCGGGAAAAGGAACGTGCGGGCGGAGTCGAGAAGCCGCTCGGTTGCCCAGACTTGCCAGCCGATTCGGCTGCGGACGGGGTGGTAGCCCTCGACCATTCCGATCGACAACAGGCGTACCGCTACGAGAGTGATTCCGGCAAAGACCACCAGGCTGAGGATGGTGGCGACGGGAAGCATGATGAGGGACTGAGTGATTGCGTCGCCGAGGGTCTCGGTGTCGCGAATCCACCAACCGATCAACACTATTCCCGCCATGAGGGCAAAGATCGGCACGCCCGCCAGGAAGATTGATGTGACGCCGTAGACCGGAACCCATCCGGGTGCGCGTTTCGGATGTTCCGACGGCCAAGGATGATTCGCCTTGCCGACCTTGGTTGCGGGTGAACCCGCCCACTGTTGATTGGCCTTCACTCGGCCGAATACCGCAGATCCGGGTTCGACCACCGCGTCCCGTCCGATGCGTGCGCCGGGCAGAAGTGTGGAACGCGAACCGACGGAAGCGCCGGCTCCGATTTTGATTTCACCGATGTGGACGACGTCTCCGTCGATCCAGTGGCCGGAGAGATCGACTTCGGGTTCGACAGAGCAGCCGTCACCGAGCTCGAGCATGCCGGTAATCGGTGGCAGTGTGTGCAGGTCGACGCCACGCCCGATGTCGGCGCCGAGAGCTCGGGCGTAGTAGAGCATCCAGGGTGCACCCGAAAGATTGGCTGCGCCACTGGCTTCGGTGAGTCGATGCGCTATCCACAATCGAAGGTGCTCACTGCCGCCGCGAGGATAGGTACCGGGTTGCAGGTTTCGCAGTAGCAGCCGGGTACCGATCACGGAGATCGCCATGCGGCCGATCGGCGTGATGAACACGATGAACGCCAACAAGATCCACCACCACGAGACCGTTGGCGCCCAGCTGGCGTCGACGAACCAGCCGAGCACGTTGTTCGCGATTGCGAGCCACGTGACCCACTGCAGTCCGGTGAGCGTGGTCAGTGGAACTGTTGCCGCTACCTGCAACAGTTGGGTTTTCAGTGGTGTGGGCTTGACGATGCGCGTCTCGACGGTTTCGGTGGGCGCCAATTCGTCGAGGTATTCGGCGAGAGATCCCAACCGGGGATGATCGTAAAGTTGAGCGACTGTCACTTCCGGGAAGCGCTCACGCAATGCTGTCACGAGCTGTGCGGCGGAGAGTGATCCACCGCCCACCTCGAAGAAGTCGTCGTCGAGGCCGGTGATCTGCGCGCCGAGGATCGAACCCCACAGCCCGGCAACCCAGGCTGCAGTTCCGTCGAGTCCCAGTGCAGCCCCGGCATCTTCGCCGGCTCCGGGCAGTGGCCAGGGGAGCGCATTGCGATCGACCTTGCCGGACGTACGCGTCGGAAGCTCGTCCATCAATGCCAAACGAGGAACGAGGGCTGCCGGCAACTGCTCACTGAGCTGTGCGTGGGCGGCCTTGAGATCGAAGTCGGGATCGGTGCTCGCGATGTATCCGACGAGCAGTTGATTGCCGGCCGCGGTCTTCTTGACAGCTGCTGCGGCACCGCTGACACCCGGAAGGTTTTGCAGAGCATTGTCGACTTCGCCGAGTTCGATGCGTCGGCCGCCGAGCTTGACCTGATCGTCGGCTCGGCCCTGGAACATGAGTCCCTCGAGTTCGAGCCGGACGAGGTCACCACTGCGATACGCCCGGTCCCAGCCGAGCGAGGGCATCGACGCGTACTTCTCGGCGTCCTTCGCCGGATCGAGATAGCGAGCCAGGCCGACGCCGCCGATCACCAGCTCACCGACTTCGCCGACGGCAACGGGGTTGTTCTGGGCGTCGACGACGGCCAGGTCCCAGCCGTCGAGTGGAAGCCCGATGCTGACGGGGCTCTTGCCGTCCATGATCGCGCCGCACGCGACGACGGTCGCTTCGGTAGGTCCGTACGTGTTCCAGACTTCACGGCCTTCGACGGCCAGACGCTCCGCCAACTCGGGCGGGCAGGCTTCGCCACCGAAAATCAGCAGACGGACGGCTTCGAGGGCTTCAGCGGGCCACAACGACGCCAGCGTCGGAACGGTGGAGACGATGCTGACATCGCGGGAGACCAGCCACGGCCCGAGGTCCATGCCGCTGCGGACAAGTGATCGAGGCGCGGGAACCAGGCAGGCGCTGTGACGCCAGGCGAGCCACATCTCCTCGCACGACGCGTCGAAGGCGACGGACAGTCCGGCGAGAACACGATCTCCGGGACCGATCGGCTCGTCCTGAAGGAACATGCGGGCTTCGGCGTCGACAAACGCCGCAGCATTGAGGTGAGTGACGGCAACACCCTTGGGGGTGCCGGTGGAGCCGGAGGTGAAGATGATCCAGGCGTCGTCTTCGGGTTCGGGTTCGCGTATCGGTGGATGCTCGAGTCGCTTCGGCGCCGTGCCGGGTTGGATGCCGTCGCCGGTGATGATGGCGGTTACCTGGGCTTCGCCGAACACCAGGTCGGCACGCTCTTCCGGGTCGTCGGCGTCGACCGGCACGTAGGCGGCACCGGCCGCGAGAATCGACAGAATTGCCACGTACAGCGCCCGTGAACCGGACGGCATCCGGATGCCGACGCGGTCACCCGCACCGACGCCGGCGTCAGCCAGCCAACGCGCGCCCTGCTCGATTTCGTCGAGCAGTTCGGCGTAGGACAGCGTGGTCTCGCCGTCGTCGATTGCGGGTGCTTCGGGGTTTGCCTGCGCGGATGCCCGCACGATATCGATGAGAGTGCGCGGCGCAGGGGCCTGCGACGAACGTAGGAATGCGGACGGAATCCCGAGAGGTGTTTCCGTCGACTGCGGCTGGAGTGGCAAACCCGTTGATCCTGTTCTGCTCATGAATCTTCGCTCGTGTGATCTGTCGAGTTGTTATCTCACGACAAGTTTGCGAGTTGGTGAACAGTTCTGCCTAATGCAACATGCCGACATTGCGGTTATTCCGGGTTGGCGTTGCTTTGCAACTGTCCTTCGGCCGAATCGGCGAACTCGGGTGTGTCGAAGACTTCGCCCCCCAACGGGTCGACGGCCTGCGAATCCTCGGAGATATCGACGACACCGGTATCGGGATCGATGTTGACGGCGTGCGCAGGCACTTCGTGGACGGTGATGAAGACGTGCGACTCTCCCGAATCGGTCGGGATCCCGACCGGGGCGGGGGTAAGCCCGGCCAAGGTCGACGAGATATTCAGATCGCGAAGTCGCTTGACCGAAGGCTGGGGGACCTCGGTTTCAGCCATGGCAGTTGTCGACACCCGTAGATAGCGCGGCGCTGCGGCGACTTCGTAGCGGAAGGCCTTGAGCATCGACAGACACGCCAACACCATGATGATCGAGAACGGCACAGCAGTGGCTATGGCAACCGTTTGCAGCGCGGTCAGGGAAGTACTGCCACCGACGATGAGGAGGATCGCCGCAGCTGCGCCCGAGAGGAAGGTCCAGTAGATCCGCGTGATCTTGGAGGTTTCGAGATTGCCGCCGTTGGCGAGAATGTCGATGACAATCGAACCGGAGTCGGCAGACGTGACGAAGAAGAACACGATCACCATGATCGCGAGGAGACTCGTGAAGGTGCTCAACGGAAGTCCGTCGAGAAGGACGAACAGCGACGTGTTGGTGTCGACGGCACCTGATGCGTCGAGCATCGTGCCCTCGTTGCGCTGACGAAGAATGCCGGAGTTACCGAAGATGGTGAACCAGAGCGATCCGACGAGTGTCGGCGCGAGCAGCACACCGAAGACAAATTCCCGGATGGTGCGGCCACGTGAGATGCGCGCGATGAACATACCGACAAACGGTGCCCAACTCATCCACCAACCCCAGTAGAAGATGGTCCAGGTGCCGGCCCAACCGTCTTCGGCGAACGGAGAGGTGCGCAGCATCAGTTCGGGCAGCGCCTGAATGTAACCGCCGATGTTCTGCACCCAGGACTGCAGCAGGAACAGTGTGGGACCGAGGAGCAGCACGAACAAGGCCAGGAGCGCGGCCAGGATCATGTTGGTGTTGGAGAGCCATTTAAGCCCCTTGGCGACGCCCGACGCTACCGAGAATGTCGCCATCGCGGTGACGATGACAATGATCGTGATGACGAGGCCGTTGCCGGTGTCTACCCAGCCGAGGTAGTCGAGGCCCGCGGAAATCTGCTGGACTCCGAAGCCGAGTGAGGTTGCGACACCGAACAGGGTGCCGACGATGGCGATGACGTCGATGGTGTGGCCGATTTTGCCTTCGATTCGGGCGCGACCCAGCAGAGGTTCCAGCAGCCAGCGGATCGACAGTGGACGGCCCTTGCGGTACGTCATGTAGGCCAGGCCCAATCCGACGACGACGTAGATAGCCCATGCGTGCAGGCCCCAGTGGAACATCGTGAGTTCCATGGCCTGATTTGCGGCGGCATCGGTGGATCCGGGGATCCGGCCCGCAACCGGTGGTGTGACGTAGTGCGAAAGTGGTTCTGCTACTCCGTAGAACACGAGACCGATGCCCATGCCGGCGCTGAAGAGCATGGCGAACCACGACATCATGCCGAACTCGGGATTCTCGTCGTCACGGCCGAGTCTGATGTTGCCGATACGGCTGATTCCGCAGTAGAACGCAAAGGCAACAAACCCGGTGGCGGAGAGGACGTACCACCATCCGACGCCGTTACTGATCGCGTTGTTAAGCCTGATGAAGGCATCCGACGCCGTTCCCGCGTAGATCACCGCAAACGCGATCAGTCCGAAAATCACTATCGATGCCGGGACGAATACGGGTTTCCGCAGTCCCTTCCATGCATTTTTAACGCAGTCATCTTTGCTCCTCCAACAGTTGAGCATGTACAGCACACTTCGGCGGCATCGTCGACGTGCTCAGCTCCAGTCAAGACTGGACTATTGCTGCGCATTACAAGGTAGCCCCGCCATTCGAATGGCTCAACTGGACGAAAGTTGGTGCAATGTGGGCGAATATGTGCAACATGCCAGGATCGGAGTAGTAACTATGTTGGAGTGAAAGGTTTTTGGATACCGATTTGACTGGGACGCGACGAATCTCGTTGGAATTCAAGGAATGATCGATGGCGTGACGGCTCTCAGCGGATGTGGTCTGTCAAGATCGACGAATGAGTCTGTAGGTCAAGTGGTTATGGCAGGCGGAAGTCGCACTTGGGCTCGTGGCGCCGATGAGGCCGAAATGTAACTGTGATGGTAGCCACTGCGGGCCGTAGAGAGGCCTATTTGCCGAGTTCCGCATCAATCAGTTCTGCGGCATCTTTCAACCCGAGGCCGTTGTATTGCTCGCGCAGTGCCTTGACTGCCGGGATGCGTGAGTCGGTTGAGGCGATGGCTTTGCGTACGTCTTCGATCGGAATTTCCGACGGGTCGACGGTTGACGTCAGCCGACTGTTTCGCGGGTTGGGCATGTTCTTCCAAGACTGGACCGTCCTGATCGCGAATCCGACAGTCGCGAATACCCAAGCAGAGAGGCGCACCCAATTCCACACGGTGTGTTCCGAGATCACGGCATCAATGGTGGACGGGCCCAGAACTAGCAAGGCGGCCAATGTGACGGTGTGCATCCACCGTTCGGCGCGTCTGCTCTCGTACCATCGCTCCGCCATTATTCGATCGTCGCACGTGAAAGATGCTCGACACCTCGGAACGCACGGACGATGATCAAACGCATTCGCCGTAGACAGGAGAATTGCATGAGAGCGACACGCATAACCGCCAATCTCAGAGTGGATGACATCGAGGCTGCACAAGGTTTCTATACCGACTATCTCGGTTTGAGTACCGAGGAGTTCAATCTGGGGTGGGTGGCTCGGTACACGTCTCCAAGCAACGGGGAACACGTCCAGCTTGTAACGCGCGATGCAACCGCAACCGAAGACTCGGTTATCTCAGTCCACACGGATGACCTCGACGGTGCGTACGAAGAAGCTCGCAAACTCGGCTTCGAGATCGTGCACCCGATAACTACCGAAGAGTGGGGCGTTCGACGGTTCTTCGTTCGAGCACCGGACGGCAACGTCATCAACATCGTGAGCCATCGAGACTGAGGCCACCTCTGATCGGAAAAGTAAGAGTGGCAACGATATTCGGCCGCTTCGAACCTGGCCGGTAGGCGCATTGTCGTGCGGGGGATCCGGATGCGTCAATGCGAAAGGTTGACAAGGTTGGAAGTTCCTGCCATTCTCGTTGCCAGGTCACGAGTACCAGTGTTCAGCCCCGGCTTGCTGGTCGGCAACCCTCCTCCGCGGTGGGGTGCTCCGGGTGACGACCCGGCTGTATCCGAAAACGGATGCGGCAAGCGCGGGCTCTTCCGGGAACATCACCCGAAAAATGAGTCCTTGAACGTGAGGATTGTCTTCGATGACTGCTGTTTTGAGTGCCGAGATCTGTGCCACCGCCCCCATTGCCAAGGTTTCGGGTTCTGACCTGCAGGTTCCCCTCGTGCAGGGCGGCGAGTGTTCGTACGCAAACTTCGACTACGCAGCCAGCGCGCCGGCATTGGCCCAGGTCACGGACCGTATCGCAGAATTGCTCCCCACTTACGCCAGCGTCCACCGCGGCGCCGGATACGCATCGCGGATCTCCACACTGACGTACGAGAACGCACGCGAATCGGTTGCTCGCTTCGTGAACTGCGCCGACGACCAGGTTGTGGTCTTCACTCGCAACACCACTGATTCGCTGAACCTCCTGGCTCAGTCCGTTCCCGGCAGCACCGTTGTTCTCGACATCGAGCATCACGCAAATCTGTTGCCCTGGAACGATGCTCGCGTTGTTACCGCTGCCGATACCGTCGAAGAGACCATCGAGCGTCTCATTGCGGAACTGTGCACCAAGCCTGCTGCACTGCTGGCAATCACGGGCGCATCCAACGTGACCGGCGAGATCCTGCCGATCGCACGCCTGGCTGACATCGCCCACCGCTGCGGCGCGCGCATCCTCGTCGACGCAGCCCAGTTGGCACCCCACCGTCGTATCGATCTGCAGGAATGCGGCGTCGACTACATCGCCTTCTCCGGCCACAAGCTGTATGCACCGTTCGGTGCCGGCGTCCTGGTCGGCCGTCGCGACTGGCTCGATGAGGCAAAGCCTTACCTCGCCGGTGGCGGCGCTGTCCGTGAGGTGACGTTGGAGTCCACCGAGTGGGCCTGCGCTCCCGCCCGCCACGAGGCCGGTTCGCCCAACGTTCTTGGTGCCGGTGCTATTGCAGCTGCGTGCGACGCGTTGACCGCACTCGACTTCGATGTCATCGCCGAACACGAGAAGGCTCTGACCGCGCAGCTCACCGATGGTTTGGCTGCAATCGCGGGCGTCAACTTGCTCCGCCTGTGGGCCGACGCTCCCGACGCCGTCGGAATCGTCACCTTCACGGTCGACGGCTACGAAGCCGGCGAGGTTGCCGCGTTCCTGTCGGCAGAACACGGCATCGGCGTTCGCGACGGCCGCTTCTGCGCGCACCCGCTGCTCTCGCGTCTCGGACTGTCCGGCGGAGCAGTGCGCGCCAGCCTCGGTTTGGGCAGCAGTTCCGATGACGTGACCCGCCTGATCGACGCCGTGAGCATCCTGGTTTCCAATCAGTGTGATTGGAACTACGAAAAGACCGCCGGTGCCTGGAACCCCACGCCCGAGACCCGCACTTTCCTCGGTGGCGCCGACATCAACGCCGGTACAACCGAGTGCGTCTGAGCGAAAGCTCGAATGCGCTGACCTGA
Proteins encoded:
- a CDS encoding non-ribosomal peptide synthetase, which gives rise to MSRTGSTGLPLQPQSTETPLGIPSAFLRSSQAPAPRTLIDIVRASAQANPEAPAIDDGETTLSYAELLDEIEQGARWLADAGVGAGDRVGIRMPSGSRALYVAILSILAAGAAYVPVDADDPEERADLVFGEAQVTAIITGDGIQPGTAPKRLEHPPIREPEPEDDAWIIFTSGSTGTPKGVAVTHLNAAAFVDAEARMFLQDEPIGPGDRVLAGLSVAFDASCEEMWLAWRHSACLVPAPRSLVRSGMDLGPWLVSRDVSIVSTVPTLASLWPAEALEAVRLLIFGGEACPPELAERLAVEGREVWNTYGPTEATVVACGAIMDGKSPVSIGLPLDGWDLAVVDAQNNPVAVGEVGELVIGGVGLARYLDPAKDAEKYASMPSLGWDRAYRSGDLVRLELEGLMFQGRADDQVKLGGRRIELGEVDNALQNLPGVSGAAAAVKKTAAGNQLLVGYIASTDPDFDLKAAHAQLSEQLPAALVPRLALMDELPTRTSGKVDRNALPWPLPGAGEDAGAALGLDGTAAWVAGLWGSILGAQITGLDDDFFEVGGGSLSAAQLVTALRERFPEVTVAQLYDHPRLGSLAEYLDELAPTETVETRIVKPTPLKTQLLQVAATVPLTTLTGLQWVTWLAIANNVLGWFVDASWAPTVSWWWILLAFIVFITPIGRMAISVIGTRLLLRNLQPGTYPRGGSEHLRLWIAHRLTEASGAANLSGAPWMLYYARALGADIGRGVDLHTLPPITGMLELGDGCSVEPEVDLSGHWIDGDVVHIGEIKIGAGASVGSRSTLLPGARIGRDAVVEPGSAVFGRVKANQQWAGSPATKVGKANHPWPSEHPKRAPGWVPVYGVTSIFLAGVPIFALMAGIVLIGWWIRDTETLGDAITQSLIMLPVATILSLVVFAGITLVAVRLLSIGMVEGYHPVRSRIGWQVWATERLLDSARTFLFPLYASLLTPGWLRLLGAKIGKNVEASTVLLLPKFTTVADGAFLADDTMVASYGLGGGWMHIEHAKIGKRAFLGNSGMTAPGRRVPKNGLVAVLSATPSKAKSGSSWLGSPPVRLRRAAGDTDVARTFNPPTRLKIARGIVETCRLIPVMVTFGIGLGVLFALEALVGAVGFWLAALLSGVVLLIAGAVAGAVTVAAKWIVVGKINKVEHPLWSSFVWRNEVADAFVETVAAPWFARAATGTAVLNIFLRGLGAKIGKGVWCESYWLPEADLVTLGDGATVERGCVVQTHLFHDRIMSMDTVTLGAGATLGPHCVALPAAGIGAGATVGPASLVMRGDTVPPSTRWQGNPIAPWAAS
- a CDS encoding GntR family transcriptional regulator, with the translated sequence MLHSAAESVFREVKELILSGELPGGELISEGEIAKRMECSRTPVREAFLRLEAEGWMRLYPKKGALVVPVADGEAEHVVAARQLVETQSVRVVAEQPHVRSALLDALRTSLIEQREIADRGDVVAFSAADADFHKMIVAAGGNPLLDTFYGGLRDRQRRMTARSIARDPGQLSQIIEDHTALADLVESGDADAYNTAVLAHMRQVHGLGFRGAL
- a CDS encoding MFS transporter, whose product is MVVKTLEQSTEKRSARAWLMVAASMFAVAWGGNEFTPLLVMYRLDHGHSPVMVDFFLFAYVMGIVPALLLGGPLSDRLGRRPLMLPAPLIAIAGSTLLAFGADSAAVLILGRILCGIALGLGMAVGGSWVKELSTAPWDFAASDGAGARRAAMSLTAGFALGAGFAGVLAQWAPLPEALAYVLHIAITVIAGVALWRAPETREAQPIDARRRLIDDLKIPAAGHRRFIYIVVPLAPWVFGAASVGYAVIPALMTGHSGDAPVAFSAFLCVVALTCGFAIQSLGRKIDTDLSARGAVVALVFLVIGMAGAALVASTLTVAVAVIAAAILGCGYGMALVSGLLEIQRIAGPDDLAGLTAVFYSITYVGFAVPAVLAMLSESIPALTYPLMLLFGSAAAAACLLVVLLKSRSHLPSGSELARR
- a CDS encoding aminotransferase class V-fold PLP-dependent enzyme; its protein translation is MTAVLSAEICATAPIAKVSGSDLQVPLVQGGECSYANFDYAASAPALAQVTDRIAELLPTYASVHRGAGYASRISTLTYENARESVARFVNCADDQVVVFTRNTTDSLNLLAQSVPGSTVVLDIEHHANLLPWNDARVVTAADTVEETIERLIAELCTKPAALLAITGASNVTGEILPIARLADIAHRCGARILVDAAQLAPHRRIDLQECGVDYIAFSGHKLYAPFGAGVLVGRRDWLDEAKPYLAGGGAVREVTLESTEWACAPARHEAGSPNVLGAGAIAAACDALTALDFDVIAEHEKALTAQLTDGLAAIAGVNLLRLWADAPDAVGIVTFTVDGYEAGEVAAFLSAEHGIGVRDGRFCAHPLLSRLGLSGGAVRASLGLGSSSDDVTRLIDAVSILVSNQCDWNYEKTAGAWNPTPETRTFLGGADINAGTTECV
- a CDS encoding M1 family metallopeptidase, which translates into the protein MGRLVKPNKSPDDPIDPYLPHNGNHGYRVSRYELELTYKVFSNRLAGKAVITAVTTENRSKFSFDLAQNLQVSKVAVNGARGSKYSHQNNKLIITPATKIPAGGALSVTVQYTGNPEPIKSLWGEVGWEELTEGTLVASQPNGAASWFPCDDHPSSKASYRISITTDSPFYALANGTLIRKQIRAGATTWVYEQTEPMATYLATIQIGQYEHRQVSAGPVPIFAVHPPRLRSSFDVDFARQPQMLEVFGKLFGPYPFADYTAVVTDDELEIPIEAQGLSIFGANHCTGRRGSERLVAHELAHQWFGNSLTLGAWCDIWLHEGFACYAEWIWSENSGGPSSETLASNAYQGLARKPQDVVIGNPGPALMFDDRIYKRGALTLHALRGVLGDDKFFELIRQWTTKHRHGTVSTEQFADLASRFTDAPLRPLWDAWLNRKELPPR
- a CDS encoding BCCT family transporter, whose translation is MLNCWRSKDDCVKNAWKGLRKPVFVPASIVIFGLIAFAVIYAGTASDAFIRLNNAISNGVGWWYVLSATGFVAFAFYCGISRIGNIRLGRDDENPEFGMMSWFAMLFSAGMGIGLVFYGVAEPLSHYVTPPVAGRIPGSTDAAANQAMELTMFHWGLHAWAIYVVVGLGLAYMTYRKGRPLSIRWLLEPLLGRARIEGKIGHTIDVIAIVGTLFGVATSLGFGVQQISAGLDYLGWVDTGNGLVITIIVIVTAMATFSVASGVAKGLKWLSNTNMILAALLALFVLLLGPTLFLLQSWVQNIGGYIQALPELMLRTSPFAEDGWAGTWTIFYWGWWMSWAPFVGMFIARISRGRTIREFVFGVLLAPTLVGSLWFTIFGNSGILRQRNEGTMLDASGAVDTNTSLFVLLDGLPLSTFTSLLAIMVIVFFFVTSADSGSIVIDILANGGNLETSKITRIYWTFLSGAAAAILLIVGGSTSLTALQTVAIATAVPFSIIMVLACLSMLKAFRYEVAAAPRYLRVSTTAMAETEVPQPSVKRLRDLNISSTLAGLTPAPVGIPTDSGESHVFITVHEVPAHAVNIDPDTGVVDISEDSQAVDPLGGEVFDTPEFADSAEGQLQSNANPE
- a CDS encoding VOC family protein, encoding MRATRITANLRVDDIEAAQGFYTDYLGLSTEEFNLGWVARYTSPSNGEHVQLVTRDATATEDSVISVHTDDLDGAYEEARKLGFEIVHPITTEEWGVRRFFVRAPDGNVINIVSHRD